Sequence from the Helianthus annuus cultivar XRQ/B chromosome 13, HanXRQr2.0-SUNRISE, whole genome shotgun sequence genome:
TAAAAACATCCACTAATCAGTTACTCCTCGATCAACTATTAACCAGTTACGGTTTTAGTTAATAaccagttttgcaactttcgaGTTTCGTCtaagggtttgttttttttcgcatatggatccaaaaggtttgaaatcttgccattttcatctgactcattaaccccatccattttcctccattaagtcaggggaatttctgtcttttttgttaacttaaagggcaactTTTTCAAGGGTATTCAGTCTTTTTTACATAAATTGAAAAAGACCGTATTGCTCTTTAAATTATGAAAAAAGACGGAAATAGCCCTGACTTAACGGAGGAAAATGGATAGACGATAGAGTTAAGAATCCGGATGAAGATggtaagatttcaaaccttttggatccatatgcgaaaaaaacaaacctttgaacaAAATttgcaaaactgaccaaacctcagggatgaaaatggcattttactcaaaataaaactaaaaaaacaatATGAAGTTGAGAAAATGAATCTTACCTCCAAAGTTAAATTCGTTACCACTTCGATATCTGAATTTAGCAGCTTCATTGACAATCTACAAGAACTAATGAGCTAAATGCGAGTCCTTTGGATACTGAATATATGATAAATTAGCACGGTGGAGCTACATACCTGATCAAAAGCAGGAAAAAAGTAATCTGCAAATTGAATTTCCGTTATAGCGTGATTCCCCTGTTACAAAAGTAACAACGATAAGCCATCACTACAACTATATTTAAAACATGGTATAATATCTTTAAACACTTACCATTGCTGCAAGACCAATAGCAAATCCAACAGAATCCTGTAGTAAACCAACATAAAAAGTCAACTTTGTAGCTTAAAACAAGTCAAAATTGTCAAGAAACCTAAAACTTCATGTTAAGCTCTTCCTGCATCAAATTAAATGGTATGAAAtcaataaaaaaaactaactgaAACTCTAAACTAAAGATTATGTTATCATGTTAACTTCCTCCTGCATAAAATTTTAGTGAAATGAGTTCGATCCAAAAAGTAACAGAAACCCTAAACTAAAGAGTATGTTATCATGGATTCATGTTAAGCTTTAATGGGGTGAGGTCTATCAAAAAGAAATAGAAATCCTAAGCTgaagcatggttgtaaaaatcccgactaggcACCGATTAATCCCCGATTAATCACCGATTAATCTCGATTAATTTTCGATTAATTACAATTAATCCCGATTATATCTGATTAATCCCCGGTTAATCCCGATTAATAACTAGTCCCCACCTCACCGACCGACTAGCGATTTCTACAACCATGAGCTGAAGAGTATGTTATCATGTTCAGCTCTTCCTAGATCAAATTTAATGGAATAAAATCAATCACAAAGCAACTAAAACCCTAAAATCCTAAACTAAAAAAGCATATTATCATGTTAAACTCTTCCTGCATAAAAAATTATGGTATGGAATCAATGAAAAACTAACAAAAACCCTAAATTTATGTTAAGCTCTTCCTGCATAATAAAATTAACCAAAAAGTAACAGAAACCCTAACTGAAAATTATGTTATCATGTTAGTAATCAAACTGTAACAGAAACCCTAAACCGAATCGATACCAAATTAACATAATATGTAAATTAGGTAATACCTCGTTATCGAGAGTGCAATCCATATCAACAGAAGTTTGAATATCCCACTCCTCATTGCTGTGATCTTCCGGTTTAGATAGTTGCGACTTCCGattctcatcatcatcttcttcgttgTCATCAAGCTCTTGAATATCAGACTCCAGGTCTCGATTGGAAGCGTGGGGTTCGGAAACAAGGCCTTGGAGAAAGGGGGAATATGGTTTAGGGTTGTGGAGACGGTGAATGAGTTCATCAGTGTCTTTTTGGAGATGGTTGTGAGGTTTGTGTTTTAGGGTTTCTCTGGGAAGAAGAAACGATAGGAACAGATCTTCTGGCGTATAATAAAAGTGTCTTGTGATGGGGATGAGTAAAGGGATTCAAAAATTGAATCCAGATCTGGCCGCCCAAAGTTTGTTTTGCCGCACAGTGATTTTTTGTGCTTTAGATGTCGTGTGTTAAAGAAAAATTTTCAACACCTTTATGCTTTAAAGGTTGTATAATGCGCTTAAAATGGTTGTACAATGGCAAATGATCATTCTTgcccttcctatatgcttattaaagtagtatagattaTCAACTTGATAGTGaacttaattattattattattattattattattattattattattattattattattattattattattattattattattattattattatttttaatatacaTTTCCATTATTAATTATTAGTAATCAAGTCTGACCAACCCAATGCGGACCCGGTTAAAACAACGTAGACTGAGCAGATCTTGGCTAGAGCCGCCGTTTAAGCGGTGTAAAATTGGATCACTCAAAAAAGAAAGTcactattcaaaaaaaaaattattatgtactattttatttgtttatgtaGCGAACAATAATATATATTCACTACTCTTTAAGCATTATGCGGCAAACATTTATACCTACATTCATATTTGTagtaaattttattaattatgaCAGAAAGAATATATATAATATGCAGTGAACAATATTGTATCGGTTATGTATTTAGCGAACAAATTATATAACAATATAAGGAATCTATAATTTTTTAGCTACCATATATATCAGTTATGTACCAACAAGTTCATTGTACACGGAGTAATAAGGGCGTGTAACGCCTTCTTCGTAGTCATATCGTAATGCACAAAATCATAAAAATTATTCATTTCGAGTCTTACGTAATGcacaaaattataaaaattattcATTTCGAGTCTTACAATAGTATGCATCAAACtttttatttgttagttacataagaaaaaaaaaaaaatacaatagcATCACACACTACGTAGTTGCACTTGTAATACCCAGCCTCTTCTTACGAAAAAGCTAGCAAAACGTTGTTGTATACCATTCATAAAGAATAATGCTTTCAATTCGTCTAGTTTTGTGCACGGAGCATGGGCGAGTTGAGCGGTGAGTGAGGCGACATGATTTCTTCGAGCCTTCGAGAAGAAAGCTTGAGTGTAAGGTTGTTTTGCCAGCATTGTTTCTTGGTCTTAGCCAAGGCTTTGGTCTTGATCTCGAGCATTCTAGTTTCGTGCACAAATGACTTGATTCTTCCTATCGCAACCATAACGGTCGCATCATCCATGTTAGCAAAACATACACGAAACCAACCAGGTTCGTTGCAATGGAAAGACGATCCTGGCGAGACATTTAGTTTGATTTCCTTTATTATAATTCGCCAAAATGTCATTTCAGCTTCGAATGTGGGCTCTTTTAAGAAGCGACGTAAATCCATCCAGAAAAAAAGCCCCGCATTGCTCTCCAAGCTGCCTATTCCTACTTCGGCTAGCTCTCTAGTAAGCATGTCGTGTCGGTGAGCTAGCCTGGTCCTGCTCTCATGAATGAAGTTATCAACAAAATCATTTTGGGACAGCATCGATGCGATCATGTGTTGGGTTTGTGTTGAAACAAGCCCGAAACTAGACATTTTGCGAGAGATACTCACAACCGTATCATTGTAGGAATAGATTATTCCAACCCTAAACCCAGGGAAGCCCATATCTTTTGAGAGACTATAAACAATATGGATAAGATTATGATCACATATTGTAGGAACTTCTTCAAGGATTTCAGCTATGCTTACGAATTCGTTACCGTTGGTCACGGTGCCAGCATAGATTTCATCACAAACGAGATGTATGTTTTTCTCATTGATGAAACCAACAAGAGTTTTTAACGTTTCCTTGTCAAAGAACGTACCCAAAGGGTTTGATGGGTTCGTTATAAGTAAACCTTTAACTTTGATGTTGGATTCTTTTGCTTTGTCGTAAGCATCTTCGAGCGCCTCAAGAGTGACCTTGAAGTTGTTCGAGCTTTTACAAACAACAGGTATAAGCTCGACTCCTGTTCGCCATTTCAAATCACGATCGAACCTATAAAAGAGATGCATAAATCATGTTAAGTCAAGATAGAAATAACTAAACTCATGTGATACAATACAAAGTCAACTTTGAATAATTGTACATTTTCACATATTAATTCCGTGTTTTCAACTTTCAACTATAGCTACTCTAAGTCCAGCTAAACAATAAGTCAAATCTTTTCTTATTATGTGTCAAATAATATTTAATTTCAGCTAAACCTACTTTCAAGCATGCTCAAAACTGATAACTAACTTAATTATAGAAAAACATATATTATTGAAAGAATACAGCAACAGAATCaaaagaaaaatgtaaaaaaaatttgtgtttatTTTTTTCTGTCTGTTCCATGTTTGCTATGAAAACAAATTGCAACAATATTAAATTATTTAAAAGCATGCCCAGCAGTCAAAAGGTCAAGAATGGATTTATGCGT
This genomic interval carries:
- the LOC110897828 gene encoding 1-aminocyclopropane-1-carboxylate synthase, translated to MEVGLNNTHKFLSKIATNDGHGENSPYFDGWKAYDTNPYHPLTNPSGVIQMGLAENQLCFDLIHEWLMNHPEASICTPQGGFDFKEIALFQDYHGLPEFRAAIANFMSRVRGGRVKFDPDRIVMSGGATGAHETVAFCLANRGEAFLVPTPYYPGFDRDLKWRTGVELIPVVCKSSNNFKVTLEALEDAYDKAKESNIKVKGLLITNPSNPLGTFFDKETLKTLVGFINEKNIHLVCDEIYAGTVTNGNEFVSIAEILEEVPTICDHNLIHIVYSLSKDMGFPGFRVGIIYSYNDTVVSISRKMSSFGLVSTQTQHMIASMLSQNDFVDNFIHESRTRLAHRHDMLTRELAEVGIGSLESNAGLFFWMDLRRFLKEPTFEAEMTFWRIIIKEIKLNVSPGSSFHCNEPGWFRVCFANMDDATVMVAIGRIKSFVHETRMLEIKTKALAKTKKQCWQNNLTLKLSSRRLEEIMSPHSPLNSPMLRAQN